In the genome of Gloeotrichia echinulata CP02, one region contains:
- the ribD gene encoding bifunctional diaminohydroxyphosphoribosylaminopyrimidine deaminase/5-amino-6-(5-phosphoribosylamino)uracil reductase RibD, translating into MENSAAIAPADASLPNHTALGSKEVVGSDFDRAMMQRCLTLARRALGRTSPNPLVGSVIVQNGEIIAEGFHPRAGEPHAEVFALRAAGDRARGATIYVSLEPCNHYGRTPPCSEGLINAGVAKVVVGMVDPNPLVAGGGIAKLRAAGIEVVVGVEQEACQQINEGFVHRILYKRPLGILKYAMTLDGKIAATSGHSAWVTNQDARSEVHQLRAACDAVIVGGNTVRQDNPYLTSHEVGSHNPLRVVMSRQINLPENARLWQTADAPTLVLTEVGANPELQKLLLKQGVEVVEFTSLTPDIAMTHLYERGFCSVLWECGGNLAASAIAQGAVQKILAFIAPKIIGGSQAPTPVGDLGFTSMTEALPLERVRWRVVGSDCLVEGYLPQKTPY; encoded by the coding sequence ATGGAAAATTCAGCAGCGATCGCGCCAGCAGATGCATCTCTACCCAATCATACGGCACTTGGCTCGAAGGAAGTTGTCGGTAGTGATTTTGATCGGGCGATGATGCAACGATGTTTAACACTCGCCCGTCGTGCTTTGGGACGCACTTCGCCAAATCCCCTGGTGGGGTCTGTAATTGTCCAAAATGGGGAGATTATCGCCGAAGGGTTTCATCCCCGTGCTGGTGAACCCCATGCGGAAGTTTTTGCTTTGAGGGCTGCAGGCGATCGCGCTCGTGGTGCGACAATTTATGTGAGTCTGGAACCTTGTAATCACTATGGACGCACTCCCCCTTGCTCGGAAGGCTTGATTAATGCTGGGGTGGCTAAGGTGGTGGTGGGTATGGTTGACCCTAATCCACTGGTAGCTGGTGGTGGAATTGCTAAGTTACGGGCTGCTGGTATTGAAGTGGTGGTAGGTGTGGAACAAGAAGCCTGTCAGCAAATCAATGAAGGTTTTGTTCATCGCATTCTCTACAAGCGACCTTTGGGGATTTTGAAATATGCCATGACTTTAGATGGTAAAATTGCTGCTACCTCTGGTCATAGTGCCTGGGTGACAAATCAAGACGCCCGCAGCGAAGTACATCAACTACGGGCTGCTTGCGATGCTGTGATTGTTGGCGGTAATACGGTCAGACAGGATAATCCTTATTTAACTAGCCATGAGGTAGGCTCTCATAATCCTTTGCGGGTGGTGATGAGTCGCCAGATCAATTTGCCCGAAAATGCTCGATTGTGGCAAACTGCAGATGCTCCCACCTTAGTGTTGACAGAGGTGGGGGCTAATCCGGAGTTGCAAAAATTGTTGCTCAAACAAGGGGTGGAAGTAGTGGAATTTACATCACTCACACCAGATATAGCAATGACTCACTTGTATGAGCGGGGTTTTTGTAGCGTGTTGTGGGAATGTGGTGGTAATCTAGCTGCCAGTGCGATCGCTCAAGGGGCAGTGCAAAAAATTCTGGCCTTTATTGCTCCTAAAATTATTGGTGGTAGTCAAGCTCCGACACCTGTAGGAGATTTGGGTTTTACTTCCATGACTGAAGCATTACCTCTAGAACGTGTACGTTGGCGCGTGGTCGGTTCTGACTGCTTAGTTGAAGGTTATTTGCCCCAAAAAACCCCATATTAA